The Haloarcula laminariae genomic sequence CGCCGTCCGCGAGACCTACGAGCGAATCGGCGCCCACTTCTCGAAGACCCGCGAGTACGCCTGGCCGGAGGTCGAGTCCTTCGTCGCGGACGCTCCGACCTGCGGGACGGCCCTCGATATCGGCTGCGGCAACGGCCGCCATTCCGCCCTGCTCGCCGACGTGGCCGACCGGGTCGTCGGGCTCGACGCGTCCCGGGCGCTGCTTTCGGCGGCCGCCGAGCGCGTCGGTGACCGTACCGCGCTCGCCCTCGGGGACGCCGCTCGCCTGCCCCTGGCCGACGACACCGTTGACTTGGCCGTCTACGTCGCGACCCTCCACCACCTCCCCTCGGCCGCCGACCGGGGCGCGAGCCTGGACGAACTCGCCCGGGTGCTCTCCCCCGGCGGTCGGGCGCTGGTCAGCGTCTGGAGCACGGCCCACGACCGCTTCGACACCTCCGAAGACGCCGAGACCGGCTTCGACACCACCGTCGACTGGACGCTTCCCGGCGGCGAGACGGTGCCCCGGTTCTACCACATCTACGCCCCGGCGGAGTTCCGGCGGGCACTGGACCGTAGCGGCCTGGCGACGGTGTCGTTCGAGATTTCCAGCGGCAACTGCTACGCCGTCGTCCGGTCCGAAGGGAAAGGTCCTTAATCACCTTGGGTCTATTCCGTAACACGCTCGCCTCACGGCCCGCTTTCCAGTAGCGACCGGCCGTGAGCAGACTACGCGGCGGTGGTGAGCGAGTCCGATGGATTCGCGAACCTCGGCGCATGCGAGCGACGCGAGCATGCGGCGGTGGTGAGCAGTCCCGCAGGAACTGCGAACGACGCCGCGAACGAAGTGAGCGGCGGTGGTCTAGTGGTAGGACCTGAGCCTTCCAAGCTCATGGCCCGGGTTCAAATCCCGGCCGCCGCATTTTGCTGCGAGCAAACCGCGAGCAGCAAATGCTGAACTGAGGGATTTGAATCGCACGAGACGAGCGAAGCGAGTTTCGGGTTTCAAATTCCGACCGGCTGCGCCAGTCGGTGTTCACGGGCGCTTCGTGTTTGCTCCCACCCGGCCGCCGCGTTCTACTGGGCGGAACTCGCGAAGAGGACACGTGCCGTGTGCAACGCCGGCTACCGCTCGATTGGTTCCCAGGTGTCCGAGCTGATGGTGGCGTCGGGGTTGTCGACAGCTTCGACGGTGAGCGTGTCGTCGGCCTCGGTACTGACTACTTCGA encodes the following:
- a CDS encoding class I SAM-dependent methyltransferase, giving the protein MDRSRAAVRETYERIGAHFSKTREYAWPEVESFVADAPTCGTALDIGCGNGRHSALLADVADRVVGLDASRALLSAAAERVGDRTALALGDAARLPLADDTVDLAVYVATLHHLPSAADRGASLDELARVLSPGGRALVSVWSTAHDRFDTSEDAETGFDTTVDWTLPGGETVPRFYHIYAPAEFRRALDRSGLATVSFEISSGNCYAVVRSEGKGP